The DNA region GACAAGCGCTTGGAATTATTGGAACGGTTGTTTCAATCGGTTCCCTGACGGGACCGGGCATTGGCGGTGTATTAGTTCAACATTTCGGCTGGGGTTCGATTTTTTGGATTAACGTACCGATCGGCATTGCCGCATTTATCGCGGGATGGTTTATCTTGCCTAAAACAAACACCATCAAAGATAAGCGGAGCTTCGATTATTTTGGTTCGTTCTTGTTTGCCTTCGGGATGACCGCTTTTTTATATACATTCTCACATGCGGAAGATTGGGGATGGCAATCGGGTCGCTTCTGGTCGCTGTTCATCGTTTCTGCTGCAACGCTCGTTGTTTTTTACTTTTGGGAGCGCAGAATCCGTTTTCCGATGCTGGACTTTTCCCTGTATCGGATCCCGGCTTTTGCGATCGGAAATGTCACCGCCACGTTATCTTTTATTTCTCTGTCCTGTACAACAGTAATGATGCCTTTTTATATGCAAAATGTGTTGCAATTTACCCCGTCGCTGACAGGATACGTGATGATTGCCTACCCGCTGACGATGGCCATTGTTGCTCCATTATCTGGCGGTCTATCCGATAAAATAGGCTCTTACGCGCTCACCACAGGCGGACTGGTCATCAACGCGATCGGTTTCGCGTTACTAACGGGTTTGGGTTTAGAATCGTCAGCATGGGTGATTGCTTTTCATCTGATGGTGTTTGGGGTTGGGGCCGGTATGTTCCATTCTCCGAACAACGCTAGTATCATGGGTTCGGTTCCCAAAGCAAAACTGGGGACAGCGGGCGGTTTGAACGCGCTCGTGCGTAACATTGGGATGGTTCTCGGCATCTCTGCGTCTGTTTCCTTGTTTTCGTATCGATTCGGCAATTTAACGGATGGGAGCGGAAGTATGTTGCATCTTACTGCGGATTTGGCGCCGCAGGCGTTACGCGCTTTACACCTTGTTTTTTGGGTTGCTGCGGCGGTTTGTATGGTCGGAGCGTTTTTATCCGCAGTACGAATGAAGAAGAAAATATAGTTAAAGATAAAAAAGACAAGCAGGCTTTGATGTGAGCCTCTTGTCTTTTTCATTGTCTCTTTATTATAAAATAAGTGCCTTCCACCTCATCGACCGCTCAATTTAATTGAGTTCGTATTACACAAGTAAAAATGTTTTTCTTCTATGCAGTCATCAACAAGGTGAAACCGTTTTCAATATGATAATGGTTGTTCATTGTTTCCTTGTTTCGGCATGGGAGTGAATCCTGTCTTGTGATCACAGAAAATAACTTGATGTATGTTTCGCTTTTGTAAGATGTCTTGACCACGAACACCCGAATTTAATCTAAAATAATTGCTGGCTCCCAGCTGTAATGGGTCATAATGTCGGAAATATTTGTAACAGCGATATTTGCAACCGACAAGGTAACAACCGCAAGAACCACACACATACCTGTCATTTTTAGCTTGTGTCTTAATTTTTCTTTTTTCTTTCGCAAGCGATACTGATTAATATCTGTGATCATCGTTATCCTCTTGAACCTCCTTTTTCATCAAAAATATAATATGAACGTTGACACGATGGATCTTTGTCACGCTAAAAAAATCACACCAAGAGCTGCGTTAGCAGCTACGTTGGCTTTGTTTTTACTCTTTGAAATGAACGTCTTTCACCCCCATCCTAATATTTGAATTGTTTGAATTATTCTAATTATACCAAACTTTCCGTGTTAATGGTTAAAATCTTTAAAATTATGTAAAAGTTTTGAATGTTATGGGATTTGCTTGGTGAAGCGGTTAAAATCTGCTGATGTGAGGCGAGCATTTACCGTTCTTGTCTGTTTTTAATCAATGAATTTACACGTTAGCGGGTTGTGATGATGTTATCGGTTTGACAATCAAGGACATAAATTCTATACTAGATTTTAATTTGAATGATAAAAATACTTTGGACGTGGACTTTTCTAGAGGAAACTCTATTTTCGCCACACGATTGTCAATCGACAGTTGTGTGGCTTTTTTATGTGATAAGAAAGGGGAAAAAAGATGAAAACGTGGCATTATGCTTGCATTGTATTTATTGGTGGGTGTTGTTATGGTATTTTATCTACATTTGTTAAACTCGCTTACGCCGCGGGTTTTTCAACGGCGGAGGTAACAGGTGGACAATTTTTATCAGGAACGTTGCTAATCTGGTTGGTTGCGCTGTTCGCGAAAAAGGGCGTGATACATAGTAAACAAGTTGTTCAACTGCTGTTGGCGGGTATTCCATTTGGATTGACGAGTGTTTTTTATTACCAATCATTGCAATCGTTATCGGCTTCTTTAGCGATTATTTTCTTGTTTCAATTTGTGTGGATTGGGGCTTTGTTTGAGAGAATATTTCTAAAAATAAGACCGACAAGAAGAAAGTTGATGTCCATTTTTATTATTTTAGTCGGTTCAATTTTCGCTGCAAACGTTCTGTCTGCTGGGGGAATGAGTGTGTCATGGCAAGGAGTAACCTGGGGATTATTGTCCGCGCTCACGTTTACAACCTTTATTTTTCTAAGCGGCTCCATCGGCAAAGATACGCCACCTGTGCTTAAAGGCGCGCTTCTCTCAACGGGAGGTTTGGTCGTTGTTTGTATTGTTTGGCCGCCCATGTTTCTAGTTGACTATCCCGTTTTGATCGGCGTGATGCCCTATGGCCTTCTGCTTGGTTTGTTCGGCGTCTTGTTACCGCCCTTGTTATTTTCAATCGGAATGCCGCGCGTTGGACCTGGGTTGGGAACGATTTTGACGGCTTCTGAGCTGCCAGTAGCGGTGTCCATGTCCTCGCTCGTCTTAGGGGAACAGGTCGGATTCACGCAATGGTTCGGTGTCGCTCTTATACTAGGCGGAATTGTCGCTAGCAACATCAGTCTGCCAAGTGGTAAAATAAAGCCTGCTCAATCGCAGCAAAGATCGGCATCTTGATGAAGGAAGGTTGAGCATATGAGAGTCATCATTGGTGTTATAGTGGATTTTACTTTTTGAACTTCTTGGTATTTCTTATGATCTATCCTTTTATATTCCCAACGGGCGGCGTGTCTGAAATTTATTTGCGCCCTATTTATATGGGAATGATTTTGTTGAGTGGACTTGTGGTGGCCTGTACAAAAGTGATTTTGGCAGAAATGAAGAAGGAAAAGTGATTGAAAGAGAGGAGAGGCTAGCTGCTTCATATAATGGAAGCAGCGCCAAACAGTCGCTGCCCAATGCCGAACGCTGGGGTTTTTTGAGCGTTTGGCATTGGGATAGTTTCTTTTAACAGCACTAATTTTACACAGATTTGAAACGCTTAGTGTTGTTGTCGCTCATGCTTTTTAACCGCTGGGGATATTCCTAAGATGTTGGGATCATCGCCGTTAATCATAATGTCATATAAGTCATAGGCTTCGTCTTGGTTTGCTTTGGTCCTCTTATAATTATCCAATGCTTTATACATGTTTTCAGAGGTAGGCGCCTTCGCTTTGATTGGGCCGCGGTTCCCATCGTGCTCAAAATATATCATATACTTTCCGTCCTCATACCTATAGTCCGTAATAATGGCATCTAAATAAGCCATGTTGGCCTCCATATCTTGTTTCGATTCCGATGTGGGTTCTGAACCACAGCCCACCAACAAAGCAATAGTCAAAGTAAATAGAATGAATGGTTTCATTTTATGATCTCCTTGTTAATGTATTAAAGAGGAAGGCTCAGGCAACTCCACTTGTTTAAAATAGAGTGGATCAACCGTTGATCGTTGTCTAAATCATTGGTTTAATCGCTAAAATCCCGTAATAGGACGTCGAGTTCGTTTGAATCGTAAAAGTCTTGATCACTAATGAACTTCTCAATCTCAATTGTTCCGTCCTCCATGAATTCAATTTCCCATCGTTGACCTGGAACAGCGACCTCAACCATAATCGCTTCGTTTCTTACTTTGTTTAATTTGTAGTAAATCTTCATCTTTTCTAATTGATTCAGAAAATAAATCAGTTTCTTTAAATTAGCCACATGATCACCCCACATGAATACTGCTCTAAGAATAGGATCTAAAACAAAAGAAAGTCAATAATCAAGCTAGCTTGGAAATATATGTTATAGTAGCCCTAATGTTTTATTGAGAAAAACGGCTCATTGTTAGAGTGAAGGAGGTTGTCTCGTGGCCATTATAATTTTTGGTATCTTACTTCTCGTTTTATTCCTTCTATTGGAGAAGGTTACG from Ammoniphilus oxalaticus includes:
- a CDS encoding MFS transporter gives rise to the protein MSYAEQSVKEQQHGPNRNRWLILANVSLGTFMSTLDGSIANVALPNISAIMNAPLHQVQWVLTAYLLTICATLPIIGNLSDRWGRSRVYNYGFLVFVLGSIGCALSSSLAVLIMSRIFQAIGASCLMSNSQAIVAEIFTTQRGQALGIIGTVVSIGSLTGPGIGGVLVQHFGWGSIFWINVPIGIAAFIAGWFILPKTNTIKDKRSFDYFGSFLFAFGMTAFLYTFSHAEDWGWQSGRFWSLFIVSAATLVVFYFWERRIRFPMLDFSLYRIPAFAIGNVTATLSFISLSCTTVMMPFYMQNVLQFTPSLTGYVMIAYPLTMAIVAPLSGGLSDKIGSYALTTGGLVINAIGFALLTGLGLESSAWVIAFHLMVFGVGAGMFHSPNNASIMGSVPKAKLGTAGGLNALVRNIGMVLGISASVSLFSYRFGNLTDGSGSMLHLTADLAPQALRALHLVFWVAAAVCMVGAFLSAVRMKKKI
- a CDS encoding EamA family transporter, which gives rise to MKTWHYACIVFIGGCCYGILSTFVKLAYAAGFSTAEVTGGQFLSGTLLIWLVALFAKKGVIHSKQVVQLLLAGIPFGLTSVFYYQSLQSLSASLAIIFLFQFVWIGALFERIFLKIRPTRRKLMSIFIILVGSIFAANVLSAGGMSVSWQGVTWGLLSALTFTTFIFLSGSIGKDTPPVLKGALLSTGGLVVVCIVWPPMFLVDYPVLIGVMPYGLLLGLFGVLLPPLLFSIGMPRVGPGLGTILTASELPVAVSMSSLVLGEQVGFTQWFGVALILGGIVASNISLPSGKIKPAQSQQRSAS